The Desulfomicrobium macestii nucleotide sequence CCGAGAGCGGGATGATGGCCGGGGAGACGACCTTGGCCGACTCGATCTCGGCGCAGGACACGCCCTGGTCGAAATGCGAACCTACCTCGGGCAGGTCGATGAAGATGACCTCGCCAAGCTGGTCCTGGGCAAAGTCGGTGATGCCGATGACAAACGAGCCGTCGCCGGCCTCTTTGGCCCAGAGGTGCTCGGCGTGATAGC carries:
- the gcvH gene encoding glycine cleavage system protein GcvH yields the protein MALNFPDDRRYHAEHLWAKEAGDGSFVIGITDFAQDQLGEVIFIDLPEVGSHFDQGVSCAEIESAKVVSPAIIPLSGMVAEVNEALSDTPELVNSDPYGAGWLVRIKPDDLSEAIITAAEYQKIISA